CGCGTGCGGATCGTTGGAGGCCAGCCGGATGGTCCCCCTGGATAATGGGCGGAGTAACGTCGGGATCAATTGCCACATGTCCGTGTTGACAAGAGGCTGGTAATAGGCGTTCCAGATGTCGTCCCTCACGCCCGTGTTGTAGCGGAAGAACAATCCGCTCTCGGAAGCCGGAGTGGCCGAAACGAAATGATATTGGATATCCGGCCAATCGCCTTCCGGCGCGTATTTGGTTTTCATCCAGGCCACCCCTTCGGTGCCTCCCAGTGACGTCAGAGGCCCTGCGGCGTTGATGGTGTAATTCAGTATGACCGGAATACTGTAATACCGCGCTTCCGTCACTCCAAATGGCTAaagaaatttgtaattttaaaatttgatttaaagttaattcaattaaaaggaaagaatTACTTGATCCATTCTAAAGACCATTCCGCCTAAGGCGATGTGATCTTGGAGGTTGTCGCCCACCGGCAGGTCGGCCATCAGCGGAATTCCGAACGAGCCGAGGTGATCCGCATGGCCGATTCCGCTCAGCATCAGCAATTGCGGACTGTTGACGGTTCCGGCCGAAacaataatttcctttttggctTTGACTTGGTAGATTTTCCCGCCCCTCTCGAAGCGGACGGCGGTGGCCCGTTTGGTGGCCGGATCGATGACGATCCTGTGGGCCAGCGAACGCATCGAAATGGACAAATTGGGCCGTTTGCGGATGGGCCTCAAAAAAGCTTTGGCCGTCGAGCAACGGGCTCCTCTCCGGCTAGTAGCCTGAGGTATCATGAAaccttattttaaaataaaaattaattataaattaattgaatcgcatttaaattttaaatggatTAAATCAAACCAGTTTGTTTTTCCGCATTGCAGTCGCGAATTTCGTAGCCCATTTCGACTCCGCCCTGGATGAAGGCCGCCGCTAGGGGTGTCATGTAAGCCGGCTCCTGGACAGTCAGGTAACCGCCTGTGCCGTGGTACTTCTTGTTGGCGGCGATGTACGGATTCCGGTTGTCTTCCGACTTGATGAAATACGGCAATACATCGTCGTAGGACCATCCGGGATTATCCAGCGCCCATTGATCGTAATCGTTCTTGTTGCCACGGGCGTAGACCATGTAATTCAGGACGGACGAACCACCGAGAACTTTGCCCCGGGGCCAAATGCACCTGTCAAATAAAGGAAATTAACCTGCTAAATCAACATCAACAAACGGATAATGTATTTACTTGGTTTCATTAAAGGCCAGACAGGCTCCGGATTGCGGAACGGTTTTGTAACTCCAGTCGATGTTGGTCCGCTGGAGGTGGTGAGCTAATCCTGGAACGTCGGACACGATCGTTTCATCTCCGCCGGCCTCCAGCAAAAGCACTTTCCAGTCGTCCACTTCGGTGAGCCGATTGGTCACCACCGCTCCGGTCGATCCGGCTCCAATGACGATAAAATCGTACTCGTTcagaaacgtcttttttttttaaaataaaattgcataATTTGTTATTATGCTGACAGCTAAGAAACCTCGCATTAGAATcacgacaaaacaaaagaacaactgGAACGAAATTTTTGCCGCACTTATTTGAAATGTCCCGTCCATATACggacattaaaaaagaaagaatgttGAAGGGCATTTTGTTTCCCAAATTTGGACAATTTGGCGTCAACAACAGTTAAGCCAAAAAAAGCCAGACAATATCACTCGTCTGTATGTGGCAAAACCTGATGTTGGCCAGAGTCCAGCAGAACTTTATCCGGGAAATACCCTGGTCTATTCCACGAGAAGGTATTTTCTTTGTACCTCAAATTTATTGCTTAACtgttaaattgaattaaacatttttttttttaaatttaatcctTACTTCACTACTAATACTTACACTACTTATTACATAATTGTTAAATTgaatcaaaccattttttttttttttaatttaattcttacCGTAGTATCCGTGACGCGTCCTTCAGGATCGTTGAACTCGAATGAactataaaacaaataatagagAACGAATGCGGGAAAAGAGGCCCAAACACTCAAATTGCCAAAAATCTGAGCAGGCGGCGGAAGCATATTAGATCACGGACACGAGCGTGTCCAAACTGCTTGCTCACAAATGGTCTACTGTCTACTAGATGGTCGAAACTGGCCAGACAGTTAATTTTACATCACTTTTTTATATAGGTGACGAGAGAATGAACTTGCTTCGCCCCCCAATAGTATAGATAAACCGGTTTTCCTCCACGAAATAACGCGTATAGATCCTTGAGGGCACTCGAATACCAAATGGGTCATTCATCACGAACGCATCCCaggaaacacttttttttattacttcatCCAGCCTGAAGctatttgcctttttttggcATAATATTTTAAGAGATGCGGTAACTGTAAAATGGCAGCGATAATTgttctaaaattatttattcgtttgtttgttttctaaattCGGGTTTATCTAACTAaactaaatttcttttctttgattccaAACTCGCGGAATTGCGACGGCTTTGAACGGCTTAGGACTGGATAGAATTCCGGAATTGGCTTCCAACGTCGGAAGCGGTTCGTTGGGGACCGACTGGAATTCAAACGTTTTCACGAGACAAGCCacgaagagaaaaacagtATTTCGCGCCAATGGCTCACCCAAACAAATTCGCTTCCCtacaattaaatcaaattcattaatttaGCATCGGATAAAAATAACTAATTTAATAACGATAATACCTATGCCGAAAGGAGTGAAAGCGTCGTTTTTGATCACCTTCCCATTTTGATCCAGGTGACGTTCAGGTCTGAAATTCCCAGGGTCTTCCCATGCAGTTGGGTCTTTGAAAGCCGAGTGGAGACTGATGGCCAGGATGCTTCCctacaatcaaatcaaatcattttaaatcaaattgaactCAGCCTAATTTTGATAGCCAAATTTAAGACTGCTAGTAACCCTATTACTTTAGGAATGGTGAAACCTTGAAGTTGCGTGTGTTTCATGGCCCGGTGGGGCACAGCCAGAGGGACGACGCTGGCCGTTCTCGTGACTTCCATCAAAATAGCTTCAGTGTAGGGCAGTCTATTACCGAATCATTTTATTCTTTGGTCTCATTTCTACAATAAATTACGTACCGTGATCGATGTGCTAGTGACGGCAGAGAATCGCCGCAGACATCGTCCAGTTCCTGGCGCATCTTCTGTTGAATTGTAGGATAATGAATCAGGTAGAGAACcgcaaattctaaaaaaaatagagttaGTTAAGCCAACAAATGCATTtgtaaaatttcaacaaaccaATGGCACTTGCAGGAGTGTGCGATCCCGCGCCGAAAAGGTCCTCGATTGATATGACAAGCTGCTTCTCTGTGAAATCCCATGGCAATCGACATACACACacgttttaaatgatttaaaaaaatagatgaattAATTGTATTATACTGCTGAAAGTGGTTGACAAGTTCTTCTCCATTTCATCCAAGTATACGTCGATATAATCGCGAGCAGCGTGTCCCGGCTTCGATCTGGTGGCAAGATGTTCGTCAATGGTCTCCTGTTCAACAAGAATGCGGTTATTACCTACTTTTTATAAGTGGAAATTGAATACATACATACCTCAATGAAATTGTGTAAGGGAATAAACAGGTCGGTGTTGATTCCCAGCCATCTCGgcagagaaggaaaaagtcgAATTAAAACCGCATGAACAGGTAAATTGGCTAACACTTGCAGAGCCTTGCCACTTTGTAAAAATTGATCGATATTGTCCAATAGTTTCTTGAACTTTGGATCGCCCCGCTGAAATCTTTTCCCACCAACAATGGCCCATAGGATGTTAATCACCGATACTGAGAAAATGGATTTGAAATCTACAACGTGATCAGGGTTGGATTTAGCCACTGCAGTTATTTCAGCAATTAAATCGGTAATCTCGCCCATCATCTGATCTTCGATTGATGTTTTGCCGAAACCAAGATCGCGTAAATGACGTAACGCGAATCTCCGCTGCTCTTGCCAAAAATGGCCTTCCACAAACACCAGGCCTATCATCATCAGAAATATAAACCGGAAAAGTTCTATGGAAAGATTGAAAACAATATTACGCCACAAGCTATTACCTAATCTCTCCCCAAATGTCCTACTCAATATTATTGCACCGGTAGGTCTGCCGTTGAGATCTTTATTCTGCAGGGCTTCCCTGACGGCCTGGGTCCCGACAACGGAGATCATCGGCTGAGTCGGTCCCAAATAAAACCCAGTCACCGGTCCGTACGTTTTAGCCAATTTTTGCATAGTTTCAAAGAACGGGTCCTTTTTGGGCATTAATGGCGCATAGCCAAGCAGCGGCACTCCTCTGGGACCTGttccaaaattattttataattatgtAGGATGACGTTGAATTCATCGCTGTGTAAAACAAGTCGGAAATAATCAAGATAAGGGTTttcgtaaaaatattttacctggTGGGAAATGAGGTGGACGTAGCGACATCTTGATTAAACAGAAAATTACAATAAACGCACAGGATAAAATCATTAAGACAGGCATAGTGTGAATCAGTGAATGTAGCCAGCTGCTTTATTCAGAGACGAACTTTATTCTGCCACTGATTTTGTAACTTGTTGTTTAGTTTACAGAAACGTTTTCTGGACAAAGGACTTTCCAAGAAATTTATCTTTTGCGCAATCCTTGAGGGGATTAATTGTTGATTCGTATTCAGATCGATCGTCTTCCATGCCTCGTTGAGTCACGTCCTTGGAAAACCCATGACAAGCCCTCCCAtgataaatcaaattttttctgaGTTGTACGTGTCTAAATAATTGCATACATGATAACTGGTCCATTGTATATACGCTCGAGAACATAAAAAGTAATGAACGGATAGCGATCCTGTTattgttctttcttttgtttaagcAGACGGTAAATCAGAATGACGGATGCATTATGTTCCAGTGAATGCCAAATGTGCTGGAAGCTGTCAATCTAAGAAACATATGCACTACTACAAAGAATAGCCTCGAGAAATGACGACGGCTTTGAACGGCTGTGGACTCGATACAATTCCGGAATTGGCTTCCAACGTCGGAAGCGGTTCGTTGGGGACCAACTGGAATTCAAACGTTTTCACGAGACAAGCCACGAAGAGAAAAACCGTATTTCGCGCCAATGGCTCACCCAAACAAATTCGCCTccctaaatttaaataaaattcaattatctttgacacactaaaaaaaaattgactctcAATTAATACTATATAGCCCTACCTATGCCGAAAGGAGTGAAAGCGTCGTTTTTGATCACCTTCCCATTTTGATCCAGGTGACGTTCAGGTCGGAAATTCCCTGGGTCTTCCCATGTGGTTGGGTCTTTGGATGTCGAGTCGAGATTGATGGCAAGAATGCTTCCCTGTAAGTAATAAGcatttttgttgaattaaTTGGCTTAATCGCGTAtaaccaaatttgaatttaactaTTGATTAGATTTAATAATCTTATACTTTGGGAATGGTGAAACCTTGAAGTTGTGTATCTTTCATGGCACAGTGAGGGACAGTTAATGGGGCGATGTTGGCCATCCTCATTACTTCCATTAAAACAGCTTCAGTGTAGGGCAGTCtattattgaataattttattctttgttcttcttttctgtaataaaatacatACCGTGATCGATGTGCTAGTGACGGCAGAGAATCGCCACAAATATCGTCCAGTTCGTCACGAATCTTCTGTTGGATTGTTGGATAATGAATCATATAAAGAACCGCAAATCCTAACAACAGAATACAACTGTCATATTGGAAAACAAACGGATCAAATTTTCAACAAACCAATGGCACTTGATGACGTGTGGGATCCGGCAAGGAAAAGGTCTTGGATGGAACTTATAAGCTGCTTCTCTATGGAATGGGACGTTAAATGTGAACATTGAGAATAAAATTGGGCTGGGATTGAATTACAGTATAAACAGAATAATTTCGTGTTACTGCTGAAGGTGCTGTTTGAGCCATTTGTCTTAAACTGCTCCTCCATTTCGTCCGAGTAGACATCCATGTAATCGCGGGCAACATCTCCCTTCGATCTGGTGGCAAGATGTTCGTTGATAGTCTCCTGTAAACGGACATTTGCCAAGTTATAATTGGTTTTGGGATATAGATTGTTGGCCCCTgtgtagaaataaaatatataatacaCTAGAGACTAGACCTACTATACCTCGATGAATTTTTGTATAGGAACAAACAATTGGGTTTTGATTCCAAGCCGGCCCGGTAGAGAAGGGAAGAGACGAACTAAGAACGCAGGAATAGGTAAATTGGCTTGCGCAACATTACCGCTTCCTAAAAACTGGTCGATATTATCCAATAGTTTCTTGAACTTTGGATCGTCCCGCTGAAATCTCTTGCCTCCAATAATTGCCCATAAAATGTTAATCACCGACACTGAAAAGATGGATTTGAAATTTACAACGTGATCGGGATTCGATTCAGCTGTTGTTCTGATTTCAGAAATCAAATCGGCGATCTCGTCCATCATCTGATCCTCGATTGAGGTTTTTCCGAAACCAAGATCGCGTAAATGACGTAGCGTGAATCTCCGCTGCTCTTGCCAGACATCACCATCCACAAAAATGAGGCCTGGATTctcagaaaaatgaaaagtagaGTTAATTTGACTATTTATGGCTTCCATAAGGTCCTGTTGAGGCTAGGAGGGTCTTATTGGGGTGATTTAAAAGTAATTATCGATACGGGTTTCGTGCAAATCTTTGCCTTTTATCTTGACTGTGGCTTGAGAAAAACTATTAGATAATGTCATGTCGAGTTGCTAGTGAGAATACTGAGAAAACTAGTTTTCTCGTTTGTGATTGGTTTTGATTTAATGGGTGGGGGTCGATTTAATTTATATCGATAATCGATATCtttagcttttattttcagcGGGAAAATAAGATTAGTGTCGTTTGCTTTCGTTTTATTCACTAGTTTCGGTAAAGTCATAAAGACAAGACGAAGTTTAATCgtttaataatgaaaaaagaaaatggaacaaTATCAATAAGTAACTAAGGCTTATGCTTACCTTTGAGTAttaaaaaacagaataaaaaacgaaaagattAAAATGACTAAAATGTGGTTGTCGTGTCAACTCTAATCACGTCTTTTGATAGAGAATCACTTCACACTCCATTCTGTTTAGCTGGCGAAAAGAATAGACAAAGAGAATGATTATGTTATCTTAAACAGAAAAGTTACTACTGCTACAAATTTGTCAAATGTTAGTTCCTGACTGTAGCTTCATCGTGTAAGTAGCCCCcctgtcaatgcatgccaattTCTTTGCATCATATAACTTGTTCccttgtgcagatttgagggcAGAGCCATCCATCGGAATCACAAGATATGCCAGTTCTGTTAGTGCTGGTATGGACATCACTAACAATGCAGTATCATCATCTCTGGGGTAAAAATTTTCACTAATATCATTCCTTTGATTTGCTAGATACTGTAacgatgcatgacttgcatgaaaaatgaaagcaGCAAGGAAGAGTTCAATTCTAATGTTTACTAAAGATTGGGCTTTAAATACCCAATATTTcctcttgaatttttcttacaaaacatttttcctgTCAATAATTCACATATCTCATTTGCtacttttatttagataaacagcatcctgtttcaatggagaaactaccgatgtcgGCCAAGTACGTCGTCaacccctttttaaaaaatgtccttgtgaatgtgggtgtattcacgtgGATTTCCTATCCTGCCTCTTGACTGCGGATGGAACACTTGTACACACTGAGATGCCTGGCCGtttttcccaggcttaaaggtaagACAAATTTATGACTGATTTCTCTTgcccttttttgtttacactcgGTAAGGGTCAAGTTCGCTCCCCCGCTCGTTAAGGCTAGAAACATGCAAACGAAATTACATTTGACCTTTTGACGCATCATAAGTTACCTAATCTCTCGCCGAATGTTCGAGTCAACAATATTGCACCGGAAGGTCTGCCGTTGAGATCGTTATTTTGCAAGGCTTCTTTGACAGCTTCTGTCCCGACGACGGAGATCATCGGCTGAGTTGGTCCCAAATAAAACCCAGTCACCGGTCCGTACGTTTTAGCCAATTTTTGCATagctttgaaaaatggttcCTTTCTGGGCATTAATGGCGCATAGCCGAGTAACGGTACTCCTCTGGGACCTATTCAAGTAGCTATTAGTTTGCACTGTATAGCAACACAAAGAG
This sequence is a window from Daphnia pulicaria isolate SC F1-1A chromosome 7, SC_F0-13Bv2, whole genome shotgun sequence. Protein-coding genes within it:
- the LOC124349426 gene encoding glucose dehydrogenase [FAD, quinone]-like isoform X6, producing MPVLMILSCAFIVIFCLIKMSLRPPHFPPGPRGVPLLGYAPLMPKKDPFFETMQKLAKTYGPVTGFYLGPTQPMISVVGTQAVREALQNKDLNGRPTGAIILSRTFGERLGLVFVEGHFWQEQRRFALRHLRDLGFGKTSIEDQMMGEITDLIAEITAVAKSNPDHVVDFKSIFSVSVINILWAIVGGKRFQRGDPKFKKLLDNIDQFLQSGKALQVLANLPVHAVLIRLFPSLPRWLGINTDLFIPLHNFIEETIDEHLATRSKPGHAARDYIDVYLDEMEKNLSTTFSKKQLVISIEDLFGAGSHTPASAIEFAVLYLIHYPTIQQKMRQELDDVCGDSLPSLAHRSRLPYTEAILMEVTRTASVVPLAVPHRAMKHTQLQGFTIPKGSILAISLHSAFKDPTAWEDPGNFRPERHLDQNGKTFLNEYDFIVIGAGSTGAVVTNRLTEVDDWKVLLLEAGGDETIVSDVPGLAHHLQRTNIDWSYKTVPQSGACLAFNETKCIWPRGKVLGGSSVLNYMVYARGNKNDYDQWALDNPGWSYDDVLPYFIKSEDNRNPYIAANKKYHGTGGYLTVQEPAYMTPLAAAFIQGGVEMGYEIRDCNAEKQTGFMIPQATSRRGARCSTAKAFLRPIRKRPNLSISMRSLAHRIVIDPATKRATAVRFERGGKIYQVKAKKEIIVSAGTVNSPQLLMLSGIGHADHLGSFGIPLMADLPVGDNLQDHIALGGMVFRMDQPFGVTEARYYSIPVILNYTINAAGPLTSLGGTEGVAWMKTKYAPEGDWPDIQYHFVSATPASESGLFFRYNTGVRDDIWNAYYQPLVNTDMWQLIPTLLRPLSRGTIRLASNDPHAAPVIDPKYFTDDAGMDLKTLIEGTKFALALSKTEAFRKVGSKFYDKIFPGCESFTPWTDDYWGCFIRHYSTAIYHMTGTCKMGSDPATAVVDSKLKVHGIGGLRVADCSIMPNVVSGNTNVPAIMIGEKVSDMIKALWLI
- the LOC124349426 gene encoding glucose dehydrogenase [FAD, quinone]-like isoform X2, whose product is MLLPQDLEVIKSTNMPFLMILFCAVIVIFYLFKLSLRPPHFPPGPRGLPLLGYSPLMPTKDPFFKTMQKLAKTYGPVTGFYLGPTQPFISVVGAQAVREALQNGDLSGRPSGAILLSRTFGERLGLTFVEGDVWQEQRRFTLRHLRDLGFGKTTIEDQMMGEITDLISEITATAKSNRDHVVDFKSIFSVSVINILWAIVGGKRFQRDDPKFKKLLDNIDKFLQSGNVLQANLPVPAILVRLFPSLPGWLGINTQLFVPIQKFIEETIDEHISTRSKGDAARDYIDVYLDEMERQLKTNESTTFSKKQLISIIQDLFGAGFHTSSSSIGFAVLYMIHYPTIQQKIRDELDDICGDSLPSLAHRSRLPYTEAVLMEVMRMANIAPLTVPHCAMKDTQLQGFTIPKGSILAISLHSAFKDPTAWEDPGNFRPERHLDQNGKTFLNEYDFIVIGAGSTGAVVTNRLTEVDDWKVLLLEAGGDETIVSDVPGLAHHLQRTNIDWSYKTVPQSGACLAFNETKCIWPRGKVLGGSSVLNYMVYARGNKNDYDQWALDNPGWSYDDVLPYFIKSEDNRNPYIAANKKYHGTGGYLTVQEPAYMTPLAAAFIQGGVEMGYEIRDCNAEKQTGFMIPQATSRRGARCSTAKAFLRPIRKRPNLSISMRSLAHRIVIDPATKRATAVRFERGGKIYQVKAKKEIIVSAGTVNSPQLLMLSGIGHADHLGSFGIPLMADLPVGDNLQDHIALGGMVFRMDQPFGVTEARYYSIPVILNYTINAAGPLTSLGGTEGVAWMKTKYAPEGDWPDIQYHFVSATPASESGLFFRYNTGVRDDIWNAYYQPLVNTDMWQLIPTLLRPLSRGTIRLASNDPHAAPVIDPKYFTDDAGMDLKTLIEGTKFALALSKTEAFRKVGSKFYDKIFPGCESFTPWTDDYWGCFIRHYSTAIYHMTGTCKMGSDPATAVVDSKLKVHGIGGLRVADCSIMPNVVSGNTNVPAIMIGEKVSDMIKALWLI
- the LOC124349426 gene encoding glucose dehydrogenase [FAD, quinone]-like isoform X7, with translation MTILLILFCAVVAIFFLVKLSQRPPHFPPGPRGVPLLGYAPLMPKKDPFFETMQKLAKTYGPVTGFYLGPTQPMISVVGTQAVREALQNKDLNGRPTGAIILSRTFGERLGLVFVEGHFWQEQRRFALRHLRDLGFGKTSIEDQMMGEITDLIAEITAVAKSNPDHVVDFKSIFSVSVINILWAIVGGKRFQRGDPKFKKLLDNIDQFLQSGKALQVLANLPVHAVLIRLFPSLPRWLGINTDLFIPLHNFIEETIDEHLATRSKPGHAARDYIDVYLDEMEKNLSTTFSKKQLVISIEDLFGAGSHTPASAIEFAVLYLIHYPTIQQKMRQELDDVCGDSLPSLAHRSRLPYTEAILMEVTRTASVVPLAVPHRAMKHTQLQGFTIPKGSILAISLHSAFKDPTAWEDPGNFRPERHLDQNGKTFLNEYDFIVIGAGSTGAVVTNRLTEVDDWKVLLLEAGGDETIVSDVPGLAHHLQRTNIDWSYKTVPQSGACLAFNETKCIWPRGKVLGGSSVLNYMVYARGNKNDYDQWALDNPGWSYDDVLPYFIKSEDNRNPYIAANKKYHGTGGYLTVQEPAYMTPLAAAFIQGGVEMGYEIRDCNAEKQTGFMIPQATSRRGARCSTAKAFLRPIRKRPNLSISMRSLAHRIVIDPATKRATAVRFERGGKIYQVKAKKEIIVSAGTVNSPQLLMLSGIGHADHLGSFGIPLMADLPVGDNLQDHIALGGMVFRMDQPFGVTEARYYSIPVILNYTINAAGPLTSLGGTEGVAWMKTKYAPEGDWPDIQYHFVSATPASESGLFFRYNTGVRDDIWNAYYQPLVNTDMWQLIPTLLRPLSRGTIRLASNDPHAAPVIDPKYFTDDAGMDLKTLIEGTKFALALSKTEAFRKVGSKFYDKIFPGCESFTPWTDDYWGCFIRHYSTAIYHMTGTCKMGSDPATAVVDSKLKVHGIGGLRVADCSIMPNVVSGNTNVPAIMIGEKVSDMIKALWLI
- the LOC124349426 gene encoding glucose dehydrogenase [FAD, quinone]-like isoform X5; translated protein: MTILLILFCAVVAIFFLVKLSQRPPHFPPGPRGVPLLGYAPLMPRKEPFFKAMQKLAKTYGPVTGFYLGPTQPMISVVGTEAVKEALQNNDLNGRPSGAILLTRTFGERLGLIFVDGDVWQEQRRFTLRHLRDLGFGKTSIEDQMMDEIADLISEIRTTAESNPDHVVNFKSIFSVSVINILWAIIGGKRFQRDDPKFKKLLDNIDQFLGSGNVAQANLPIPAFLVRLFPSLPGRLGIKTQLFVPIQKFIEETINEHLATRSKGDVARDYMDVYSDEMEEQFKTNGSNSTFSKKQLISSIQDLFLAGSHTSSSAIGFAVLYMIHYPTIQQKIRDELDDICGDSLPSLAHRSRLPYTEAVLMEVMRMANIAPLTVPHCAMKDTQLQGFTIPKGSILAINLDSTSKDPTTWEDPGNFRPERHLDQNGKTFLNEYDFIVIGAGSTGAVVTNRLTEVDDWKVLLLEAGGDETIVSDVPGLAHHLQRTNIDWSYKTVPQSGACLAFNETKCIWPRGKVLGGSSVLNYMVYARGNKNDYDQWALDNPGWSYDDVLPYFIKSEDNRNPYIAANKKYHGTGGYLTVQEPAYMTPLAAAFIQGGVEMGYEIRDCNAEKQTGFMIPQATSRRGARCSTAKAFLRPIRKRPNLSISMRSLAHRIVIDPATKRATAVRFERGGKIYQVKAKKEIIVSAGTVNSPQLLMLSGIGHADHLGSFGIPLMADLPVGDNLQDHIALGGMVFRMDQPFGVTEARYYSIPVILNYTINAAGPLTSLGGTEGVAWMKTKYAPEGDWPDIQYHFVSATPASESGLFFRYNTGVRDDIWNAYYQPLVNTDMWQLIPTLLRPLSRGTIRLASNDPHAAPVIDPKYFTDDAGMDLKTLIEGTKFALALSKTEAFRKVGSKFYDKIFPGCESFTPWTDDYWGCFIRHYSTAIYHMTGTCKMGSDPATAVVDSKLKVHGIGGLRVADCSIMPNVVSGNTNVPAIMIGEKVSDMIKALWLI
- the LOC124349426 gene encoding glucose dehydrogenase [FAD, quinone]-like isoform X1; translation: MLLPQDLEVIKSTNMPFLMILFCAVIVIFYLFKLSLRPPHFPPGPRGLPLLGYSPLMPTKDPFFKTMQKLAKTYGPVTGFYLGPTQPFISVVGAQAVREALQNGDLSGRPSGAILLSRTFGERLGLTFVEGDVWQEQRRFTLRHLRDLGFGKTTIEDQMMGEITDLISEITATAKSNRDHVVDFKSIFSVSVINILWAIVGGKRFQRDDPKFKKLLDNIDKFLQSGNVLQANLPVPAILVRLFPSLPGWLGINTQLFVPIQKFIEETIDEHISTRSKGDAARDYIDVYLDEMERQLKTNESTTFSKKQLISIIQDLFGAGFHTSSSSIGFAVLYMIHYPTIQQKIRDELDDICGDSLPSLAHRSRLPYTEAVLMEVMRMANIAPLTVPHCAMKDTQLQGFTIPKGSILAINLDSTSKDPTTWEDPGNFRPERHLDQNGKTFLNEYDFIVIGAGSTGAVVTNRLTEVDDWKVLLLEAGGDETIVSDVPGLAHHLQRTNIDWSYKTVPQSGACLAFNETKCIWPRGKVLGGSSVLNYMVYARGNKNDYDQWALDNPGWSYDDVLPYFIKSEDNRNPYIAANKKYHGTGGYLTVQEPAYMTPLAAAFIQGGVEMGYEIRDCNAEKQTGFMIPQATSRRGARCSTAKAFLRPIRKRPNLSISMRSLAHRIVIDPATKRATAVRFERGGKIYQVKAKKEIIVSAGTVNSPQLLMLSGIGHADHLGSFGIPLMADLPVGDNLQDHIALGGMVFRMDQPFGVTEARYYSIPVILNYTINAAGPLTSLGGTEGVAWMKTKYAPEGDWPDIQYHFVSATPASESGLFFRYNTGVRDDIWNAYYQPLVNTDMWQLIPTLLRPLSRGTIRLASNDPHAAPVIDPKYFTDDAGMDLKTLIEGTKFALALSKTEAFRKVGSKFYDKIFPGCESFTPWTDDYWGCFIRHYSTAIYHMTGTCKMGSDPATAVVDSKLKVHGIGGLRVADCSIMPNVVSGNTNVPAIMIGEKVSDMIKALWLI
- the LOC124349426 gene encoding glucose dehydrogenase [FAD, quinone]-like isoform X8, whose amino-acid sequence is MPKKDPFFETMQKLAKTYGPVTGFYLGPTQPMISVVGTQAVREALQNKDLNGRPTGAIILSRTFGERLGLVFVEGHFWQEQRRFALRHLRDLGFGKTSIEDQMMGEITDLIAEITAVAKSNPDHVVDFKSIFSVSVINILWAIVGGKRFQRGDPKFKKLLDNIDQFLQSGKALQVLANLPVHAVLIRLFPSLPRWLGINTDLFIPLHNFIEETIDEHLATRSKPGHAARDYIDVYLDEMEKNLSTTFSKKQLVISIEDLFGAGSHTPASAIEFAVLYLIHYPTIQQKMRQELDDVCGDSLPSLAHRSRLPYTEAILMEVTRTASVVPLAVPHRAMKHTQLQGFTIPKGSILAISLHSAFKDPTAWEDPGNFRPERHLDQNGKTFLNEYDFIVIGAGSTGAVVTNRLTEVDDWKVLLLEAGGDETIVSDVPGLAHHLQRTNIDWSYKTVPQSGACLAFNETKCIWPRGKVLGGSSVLNYMVYARGNKNDYDQWALDNPGWSYDDVLPYFIKSEDNRNPYIAANKKYHGTGGYLTVQEPAYMTPLAAAFIQGGVEMGYEIRDCNAEKQTGFMIPQATSRRGARCSTAKAFLRPIRKRPNLSISMRSLAHRIVIDPATKRATAVRFERGGKIYQVKAKKEIIVSAGTVNSPQLLMLSGIGHADHLGSFGIPLMADLPVGDNLQDHIALGGMVFRMDQPFGVTEARYYSIPVILNYTINAAGPLTSLGGTEGVAWMKTKYAPEGDWPDIQYHFVSATPASESGLFFRYNTGVRDDIWNAYYQPLVNTDMWQLIPTLLRPLSRGTIRLASNDPHAAPVIDPKYFTDDAGMDLKTLIEGTKFALALSKTEAFRKVGSKFYDKIFPGCESFTPWTDDYWGCFIRHYSTAIYHMTGTCKMGSDPATAVVDSKLKVHGIGGLRVADCSIMPNVVSGNTNVPAIMIGEKVSDMIKALWLI